In Citrus sinensis cultivar Valencia sweet orange chromosome 2, DVS_A1.0, whole genome shotgun sequence, a single genomic region encodes these proteins:
- the LOC102613610 gene encoding uncharacterized protein LOC102613610 codes for MAWSATMIGALLGLGTQMYSNALRKLPYMRHPWEHLLGMGLGAVFVNQLVKWDAQLQQDLDKMLEKAKAANERRYFDEDDE; via the exons ATGGCGTGGAGTGCAACGATGATCGGAGCATTGCTGGGATTGGGAACCCAGATGTATTCCAATGCACTTCGAAAGCTCCCATATATGAGGC ATCCCTGGGAACATCTTTTGGGCATGGGATTGGGGGCGGTGTTTGTTAACCAGTTGGTCAAATGGGATGCTCAGCTACAGCAAGACCTTGACAAAATGCTTGAAAAGGCCAAGGCTGCCAACGAGCGCCGTTATTTCg atgaagatgatgagtAG
- the LOC102629727 gene encoding LRR receptor-like serine/threonine-protein kinase GSO1 translates to MVMFKQVLLGLLLLLLCFSPGFVLCKDEELSVLLEIKKSFTADPENVLHAWNQSNQNLCTWRGITCGSSSARVVSLNLSGLSLAGSISPSLGRLQSLIHLDLSSNSLTGPIPTALSNLSSLESLLLFSNQLAGTIPTQLGSLTSLRVMRIGDNWLSGSIPTSFGNLVNLGTLGLASCSLSGPIPPQFGQLSQLEELILQQNQLQGPIPAELGNCSSLSIFTAAENNLNGSIPAALGRLQNLQLLNLGNNSLSGEIPSELGELSQLGYLNLMGNRLEGAIPRSFAKMGNLQSLDLSMNRLTGGIPEEFGNMGQLVFLVLSNNNISGSIPRRICTNATSLEHLILAEIQLSGEIPVELSQCQSLKQLDLSNNTLNGTIPVELFQLVALTHLYLHNNSLVGSISPFVANLSNLQELALYHNNFQGSLPREIGMLVKLELLYLYDNHLSGQIPSEVGNCSSLKWIDFFGNSFTGEIPTSIGRLKDLNFLHLRQNELVGQIPASLGNCHQLIILDLADNKLSGGVPASFGFLQALEQLMLYNNSLEGNLPGSLINLRNLTRINFSKNRLNGRIATLCSSHSFLSFDVTNNEFDHEIPPQLGNSPSLERLRLGNNKFIGKIPWTFGKIRELSLLDLSGNSLTGPIPTQLLMCKKLSHIDLNNNLLSGAVPSWLGTLPQLGELKLSFNQFVGFLPRELFNCSKLIVLSLDGNMLNGSLPNEVGNLASLNVLTLSGNLLSGPIPPAIGRLSKLYELRLSNNSLNGVIPLEIGQLQNLQSILDLSHNNFTGQIPPSMGTLAKLEVLNLSHNQLVGELPSQLGEMSSLGKLNLSYNDLQGKLSKQFSHWPAEAFEGNLHLCGSPLDHCNGLVSNQHQSTISVSLVVAISVISTLSAIALLIAVVTLFVKRKREFLRKSSQVNYTSSSSSSQAQRRLLFQAAAKRDFRWEDIMGATNNLSDEFIIGSGGSGTVYKAELANGATVAVKKISCKDDHLLNKSFTREVKTLGRIRHRHLVKLMGHCCNKGAGSNLLIYEYMENGSVWDWLHKQPVNIKMRKSLDWEARLKIAVGLAQGVEYLHHDCVPKILHRDIKSSNILLDSNMEAHLGDFGLAKALVEDYNSNTESNTWFAGSYGYIAPEYAYSLKATEKCDVYSMGIVLMELVSGKMPTDATFGVEMDMVRWVEMHMEMSGSAREELLDDQMKPLLPGEECAAYQVLEIALQCTKTSPQERPSSRQVCDLLLNVFNNRIVDFDKLHIDPYA, encoded by the exons ATGGTCATGTTCAAGCAAGTTTTATTAGGtcttttgcttcttttgcTCTGTTTTTCACCTGGGTTTGTGCTTTGCAAAGATGAAGAGCTATCAGTTCTTTTGGAGATTAAAAAGTCCTTCACTGCTGACCCAGAAAATGTGCTGCATGCTTGGAATCAAAGCAACCAAAATTTGTGTACTTGGAGGGGAATTACATGCGGGTCGAGCTCAGCTCGTGTCGTGAGTCTCAATCTCTCTGGCTTGTCACTCGCCGGGTCAATATCTCCTTCGCTCGGTCGTTTGCAAAGCCTAATCCACCTTGATCTTTCTTCTAACAGCCTCACAGGTCCCATCCCAACTGCTCTCTCAAACCTTTCTTCATTGGAATCTCTGCTCCTTTTCTCTAACCAACTCGCGGGTACAATCCCAACTCAGCTCGGATCACTCACCAGCCTCCGAGTTATGAGAATTGGTGACAATTGGCTCAGTGGTTCTATTCCTACTTCGTTCGGTAACCTTGTCAACTTGGGCACTCTTGGTTTAGCGTCATGCAGCCTCTCGGGTCCCATACCGCCACAGTTCGGCCAGTTGAGTCAACTCGAGGAGTTAATATTGCAGCAAAATCAACTCCAGGGACCGATTCCTGCTGAGTTAGGAAATTGTTCGAGCCTGTCTATTTTCACCGCAGCTGAAAACAATCTCAACGGATCAATTCCTGCTGCGTTGGGTCGTCTTCAGAACCTCCAGCTTCTTAACCTGGGAAACAACAGTCTCTCCGGGGAGATTCCTAGTGAACTCGGTGAACTCAGTCAACTCGGCTACTTGAACTTGATGGGGAATAGGCTTGAGGGTGCAATCCCAAGGTCTTTTGCTAAGATGGGTAATCTTCAGAGTCTTGATTTGTCTATGAACAGGCTCACTGGAGGAATTCCTGAGGAATTTGGAAACATGGGTCAGCTtgtctttttggttttatcaAACAACAATATTTCAGGTTCAATTCCCAGAAGAATTTGTACCAATGCTACCAGTTTGGAGCACTTGATTCTAGcagaaattcaactttctgGTGAAATACCTGTTGAGTTGAGCCAGTGTCAGTCACTAAAGCAGCTTGATTTGTCCAACAACACACTCAATGGAACAATCCCCGTTGAGCTTTTCCAGCTTGTTGCATTGACTCATCTCTATCTTCACAACAATAGCTTGGTGGGTTCAATTTCTCCATTTGTAGCCAATCTCAGCAATCTACAAGAACTGGCTCTGTATCATAACAATTTCCAGGGCAGTTTGCCTAGAGAAATTGGAATGCTTGTGAAGCTTGAGCTTCTTTATCTCTATGACAATCATTTATCTGGACAGATCCCTTCAGAGGTTGGCAATTGTTCCAGCTTGAAATGGATTGATTTCTTTGGCAACAGCTTCACTGGGGAGATTCCCACATCTATTGGGAGGCTAaaagatttgaattttcttcACTTGAGGCAAAATGAACTTGTTGGTCAAATTCCCGCCAGTCTGGGTAACTGTCATCAACTAATCATATTGGATTTGGCGGACAATAAACTTTCTGGTGGGGTTCCAGCCAGTTTCGGATTCTTGCAAGCTCTAGAGCAGCTCATGCTTTACAACAATTCTCTTGAAGGTAACCTTCCTGGTTCACTGATTAATCTTAGAAACCTTACCAGAATTAATTTTTCGAAGAATAGATTGAATGGTCGCATTGCCACGTTGTGTAGCTCgcattcttttctttctttcgaTGTGACAAACAATGAATTTGATCATGAGATTCCTCCCCAGTTGGGAAATTCACCTTCTCTTGAGAGACTAAGATTaggaaacaataaattcattggGAAAATCCCATGGACTTTTGGAAAAATCCGTGAATTGTCGCTGTTAGACCTCTCTGGAAATTCACTAACTGGACCAATACCAACTCAGCTTTTAATGTGCAAGAAACTGAGCCATATTGATCTCAACAATAATCTTCTTTCGGGAGCAGTTCCGTCATGGCTCGGAACTTTGCCTCAGTTGGGCGAGCTTAAGCTTTCCTTCAATCAATTTGTTGGGTTTCTTCCTAGAGAACTATTCAATTGCTCCAAGTTGATTGTGCTTTCTCTTGATGGCAATATGCTTAATGGAAGTCTTCCAAATGAAGTTGGCAATCTTGCATCACTTAATGTCTTAACCCTCAGTGGTAATCTACTATCCGGGCCCATCCCTCCTGCTATTGGCAGGCTAAGCAAGCTGTATGAGCTTCGGCTGTCAAATAACAGCTTGAATGGTGTAATACCTTTAGAGATTGGACAACTGCAGAATCTCCAAAGCATTTTAGATCTGAGCCACAATAATTTCACTGGCCAAATCCCTCCTTCTATGGGGACTCTGGCTAAGCTTGAAGTGCTCAATCTTTCTCACAATCAACTTGTTGGAGAGCTCCCTTCACAACTTGGTGAGATGAGTAGTTTGGGCAAACTTAATCTATCTTATAACGATCTTCAAGGCAAATTAAGCAAGCAGTTCTCTCACTGGCCAGCTGAGGCATTTGAAGGTAATTTGCATCTCTGTGGTAGCCCTCTTGATCATTGCAATGGCCTTGTTTCCAACCAACATCAGTCCACAATAAGTGTATCATTAGTGGTGGCAATCTCAGTAATTTCAACTTTATCTGCAATTGCTCTGTTGATAGCTGTAGTCACCCTCTTTGTCAAACGCAAGCGTGAATTTCTCAGAAAGAGCAGTCAAGTGAACTACACTTCCTCGTCCAGTTCCTCCCAAGCACAGCGAAGGCTGCTCTTCCAGGCTGCTGCAAAGCGAGATTTTAGATGGGAAGATATCATGGGAGCCACAAACAATCTTAGTGACGAGTTCATTATTGGCTCCGGAGGATCTGGAACAGTTTACAAAGCTGAACTTGCCAATGGAGCAACGGTTGCAGTGAAGAAAATTTCTTGCAAAGATGATCATCTGTTGAATAAAAGCTTCACCAGAGAAGTTAAGACACTAGGGAGGATAAGGCACCGGCATCTAGTCAAATTGATGGGGCATTGTTGCAATAAAGGAGCAGGTTCAAATTTGTTGATATACGAGTACATGGAGAATGGAAGCGTGTGGGACTGGCTGCACAAACAGCCTGTAAATATCAAGATGAGGAAGAGCCTTGATTGGGAGGCAAGGTTAAAAATAGCAGTGGGATTGGCTCAGGGTGTGGAATATCTCCACCATGATTGTGTACCCAAGATCCTTCACAGAGACATCAAATCAAGCAATATATTGCTTGATTCCAACATGGAGGCGCATCTGGGGGATTTCGGGTTAGCAAAAGCTCTTGTTGAAGATTACAACTCGAACACAGAATCAAATACGTGGTTTGCCGGTTCTTATGGTTACATTGCTCCAG AGTATGCTTATTCACTCAAGGCAACAGAGAAGTGCGATGTTTACAGCATGGGGATTGTGCTGATGGAGCTTGTTAGTGGAAAAATGCCAACTGATGCAACATTTGGGGTGGAAATGGATATGGTGAGATGGGTTGAGATGCATATGGAGATGTCAGGCTCTGCTCGAGAGGAGTTACTTGATGATCAAATGAAACCACTCTTACCTGGAGAAGAATGTGCAGCATATCAAGTGCTTGAAATAGCACTGCAGTGCACAAAAACCAGCCCCCAAGAGAGACCCTCATCACGGCAAGTTTGTGATCTCCTCCTGAATGTATTTAACAACAGGATTGTGGATTTCGACAAGCTTCATATAGATCCTTATGCATGA
- the LOC102614205 gene encoding uncharacterized protein LOC102614205: MCSSKSKLHSATQINGRPVLQPTSNQVPSLEKRNSIKKTGSPKSPITTDNVNSKSFTKSLLSPPVSPKLKSPRPAAVKRGNDPNVLNTSAEKIMTPKKLASLVKKPKNVGVAPCYDSSLIVEAPGSIAAARREHVAIMQEQRKLRIAHYGRTKSAKFEGKVPGLDSFANGDNNDREEKRCSFITPNSDPIYVAYHDEEWGVPVHDDKLLFELLVLTAAQVGSDWTSVLKKRQAFREAFSGFDAEVVAKFTEKKMTSLSANYAIDLSQVRGIVDNSIRILEVKKQFGSFDKYLWGFVNHKPINTQYRSSQKIPVKTSKSEAISKDMVKKGFRFVGPTVIHSFMQAAGLTNDHLITCTRHLQCTALASHQPAVAPAL; this comes from the exons atgtgttctTCAAAGTCTAAACTGCATTCTGCCACTCAAATAAATGGCCGTCCTGTGCTTCAACCAACTTCTAACCAAGTTCCAAGCTTGGAAAAGCGCAATTCCATTAAGAAAACTGGTTCACCAAAATCTCCTATTACTACTGATAATGTTAATAGCAAGTCTTTCACAAAGTCTTTATTGTCTCCTCCAGTTTCCCCAAAGCTAAAATCACCAAGACCAGCAGCAGTAAAGAGAGGAAATGATCCCAATGTGCTAAACACCAGTGCTGAGAAAATCATGACACCAAAAAAGTTGGCAAGTTTGGTTAAGAAGCCCAAAAATGTTGGAGTTGCACCATGTTATGATTCTTCATTGATAGTTGAGGCTCCAGGAAGCATAGCAGCAGCGCGGAGAGAACATGTTGCAATTATGCAAGAGCAAAGAAAGCTGAGGATTGCTCATTATGGAAGAACAAAGTCGGCCAAGTTTGAAGGAAAGGTACCTGGGCTCGACTCTTTTGCCAATGGTGACAATAATGATCGAGAGGAAAAGAGATGCAGTTTTATCACTCCTAATTCAG ATCCTATATATGTTGCTTATCATGATGAAGAATGGGGAGTCCCTGTTCATGATGACAA GTTGTTGTTTGAATTGCTAGTTTTGACTGCTGCACAAGTTGGATCCGATTGGACTTCTGTCTTGAAGAAACGCCAAGCATTCAG AGAAGCATTCTCAGGGTTTGATGCAGAAGTTGTTGCCAAATTCACTGAGAAAAAGATGACATCATTAAGTGCTAACTATGCCATAGATTTAAGCCAAGTTCGAGGCATTGTTGATAACTCCATTCGAATTCTTGAG GTAAAGAAGCAATTCGGATCATTTGACAAGTACTTGTGGGGATTTGTGAATCACAAGCCAATCAACACCCAATATAGGTCAAGCCAAAAGATCCCAGTGAAGACCTCAAAATCGGAAGCGATAAGCAAAGACATGGTGAAAAAAGGGTTTAGATTTGTTGGACCTACTGTTATTCACTCATTTATGCAAGCAGCTGGTCTCACCAATGACCATTTGATCACTTGCACAAGACACCTCCAATGCACCGCATTGGCCTCTCATCAGCCAGCCGTAGCCCCAGCCCTGTAG
- the LOC102613905 gene encoding uncharacterized protein LOC102613905, with protein MASSQVEIVSSSPFGCVLKDHNRRDGCRERNARAAAFQKNLKELVRDHFQNCITVSADDDDENSNANSHKRVGSWVAKEEGANGNEQNHNRNLRFLSSNNNGKKKRTANDDDYGYGSSILSSRQSRILDRWAAKQAREMVSTIEKQSQEAELLASSASASSSSNPRKESLQSLQNPPAESEASTAAGNLGASSLVQMWERRLNRSNSLNNTLNPVSTSGRTSSGVSNNDSEASRASEMGDSADEKDEARTYNEDSFVDWESQSDKTARSEPPTRRYSDAGESEKVRIADIIKRLTNASDDVDDHETGTSQCESPSRERRHLPVLDQAAPREAQRENRSFSRVICSPKIRGRQAFADLLMQLERDRHRELDALAERQAVSRFTHRGRIQAMLRLRFLHRGMATQDQQLSLASGSRSFNRLSQRSAIRHLRDKFSPAANHGVTAQNEATTSRNPHVEMENNTVHLKDSSNASGLREVGQLQEATTAERMSAASEDNSVSQKSEEHQKEAKSKTDATQKGTKMHTTSDHLKEATPETDVTQKGLNMDTTSDHQKEASVKADAPQKGLNMVTTSDHHKEANLKTDVKEKGLNKETTSLEPRGTAEMMTSLDGRGIRSGIAEIQEANTHGKSQPTASFDGQNANEMADEAEEQETNVQQQLFVGLQENAETTASLNDWDEKLAEEEEEETYLQDQFPETNYDWISEISRPRSYWEDRRQTWYREMLNSSSQNEEIRQLLERRRVSTFLSSDFRDRMDQLMTTRVERQTELEAYQEEEEEEMSQERVGQLLLAHLQRHRHSAASQEGEQAEEGDQVGQVAEPLVVEEEEQEPEHREEDEEQEEEEDEPDEEQRSPTSPLFHEASDDFDQSSPSVQMTSPSTTQTWSYQDHEVGDESDPVASTSSPQPLPAQAYYQDSRQSSSSTNHISIETELIYDLRGQIEQLHREMSELRKSVQSCVDMQVKLHQSNQQEVHPVQGMGNNSLYGAPKKRSCCICYEMQVDSLLYRCGHMCTCLKCAHELQWSSGKCPICRAPIDDVVRAFMDS; from the exons ATGGCTTCCTCGCAAGTCGAAATCGTTTCGTCTTCACCATTTGGTTGTGTTTTGAAAGACCACAACAGGCGAGACGGATGCAGAGAGAGAAATGCCAGAGCCGCTGCTTTCCAGAAGAATTTGAAAGAGTTGGTGAGAGATCATTTTCAGAATTGCATAACGGTCTCTGCAGATGATGACGATGAGAATTCGAATGCTAATTCACATAAGCGAGTTGGGTCTTGGGTTGCTAAAGAAGAGGGGGCCAATGGTAACGAGCAGAATCATAATCGGAACTTGAGATTCCTGAGCAGTAATAacaatggaaaaaagaaaagaactgcTAATGATGATGACTATGGATATGGTTCTTCGATCCTGAGCTCAAGGCAGTCGAGGATTTTGGATAGGTGGGCGGCGAAGCAGGCCCGAGAAATGGTATCAACGATTGAGAAACAGAGTCAAGAGGCAGAGCTATTGGCTTCCTCTGCTTCTGCTTCTTCGTCATCAAATCCCAGGAAAGAGAGCTTGCAAAGCCTCCAAAATCCGCCAGCTGAGTCAGAGGCTTCAACTGCGGCTGGTAATCTTGGAGCGTCTTCGCTTGTTCAAATGTGGGAAAGAAGGCTAAATAGATCAAACAGTTTGAATAATACCCTGAACCCTGTATCAACTTCAGGCAGGACAAGTTCAGGAGTTAGCAACAATGACAGTGAAGCTTCAAGAGCATCTGAAATGGGGGATTCTGCCGATGAGAAAGACGAAGCTCGGACTTATAATGAAGACTCTTTTGTAGATTGGGAGTCTCAATCTGATAAGACTGCCCGCAGTGAGCCACCAACTAGGAGGTATTCAGATGCTGGAGAAAGTGAAAAGGTTAGAATTGCTGATATAATCAAGAGGTTGACGAATGCAAGTGATGATGTTGATGATCATGAAACCGGTACTAGTCAATGTGAATCACCATCAAGGGAGCGCAGGCATTTGCCTGTATTGGATCAGGCTGCGCCAAGAGAGGCGCAAAGGGAAAACAGAAGCTTTTCGCGGGTCATATGTTCGCCAAAGATTAGAGGGAGGCAAGCTTTTGCTGATTTGCTTATGCAGCTTGAGCGCGACAGGCACAGAGAACTTGATGCATTGGCAGAGCGTCAAGCAGTTTCAAGATTCACTCACCGCGGTCGCATTCag GCAATGCTTAGGCTTAGATTTCTACACCGTGGCATGGCAACTCAAGATCAACAATTATCACTAGCATCCGGTTCAAGATCATTTAACCGGTTATCACAAAGGTCTGCAATCAGGCATCTAAG GGATAAATTCAGCCCTGCTGCTAATCATGGAGTCACAGCCCAGAATGAGGCAACTACTTCAAGAAACCCCCATGTGGAGATGGAAAATAACACTGTGCATTTGAAGGATTCTTCCAATGCCAGCGGGCTAAGAGAAGTCGGTCAACTTCAGGAAGCTACTACGGCTGAGAGAATGAGTGCAGCTTCAGAAGATAACTCTGTGTCACAAAAAAGTGAAGAACATCAGAAAGAAGCCAAATCAAAAACTGATGCCACACAGAAAGGAACTAAGATGCACACTACCTCTGATCATCTGAAAGAAGCCACTCCAGAAACTGATGTCACACAGAAAGGACTTAACATGGACACTACCTCAGATCATCAGAAAGAAGCCAGTGTGAAAGCTGATGCCCCACAGAAAGGACTTAACATGGTAACTACCTCAGATCATCATAAAGAAGCCAACCTGAAAACTGATGTCAAAGAGAAAGGACTTAACAAGGAGACAACCTCTCTTGAACCACGAGGAACTGCTGAAATGATGACATCCTTAGACGGTAGGGGTATAAGAAGTGGGATAGCAGAAATCCAAGAAGCCAACACCCATGGGAAATCACAACCAACAGCATCCTTCGATGGTCAGAATGCGAATGAAATGGCAGATGAAGCAGAAGAACAAGAGACCAATGTACAGCAACAGCTTTTTGTTGGTCTACAGGAAAATGCAGAAACAACAGCATCCTTGAATGATTGGGATGAGAAACTggctgaagaagaagaagaagagaccTACTTGCAGGACCAATTTCCAGAAACCAATTATGACTGGATTAGTGAAATATCTCGCCCACGAAGTTATTGGGAAGATCGTAGGCAAACATGGTACCGGGAGATGCTTAATAGCAGCTCGCAGAATGAGGAGATACGCCAACTTCTTGAAAG AAGAAGAGTATCAACTTTTCTTTCCAGTGACTTCCGGGACAGAATGGACCAATTGATGACCACTCGTGTAGAAAGACAAACGGAGCTAGAAGCCtatcaagaagaagaagaggaggagATGAGTCAAGAGAGAGTAGGCCAATTGTTGTTGGCTCACCTACAAAGACATAGGCATTCAGCAGCTAGTCAAGAAGGAGAGCAAGCAGAAGAAGGAGATCAGGTGGGACAAGTAGCTGAACCTTTAGTAGTCGAAGAGGAAGAGCAAGAACCAGAACACCGAGAAGAAGATGAGGaacaagaagaggaagaagatgaaccTGACGAAGAACAACGGAGTCCAACAAGTCCTCTGTTTCATGAAGCAAGTGATGATTTTGATCAATCCTCACCATCTGTGCAAATGACTTCTCCATCTACGACACAAACATGGAGTTATCAAGACCATGAAGTTGGAGATGAGTCTGATCCAGTTGCATCTACATCTTCACCCCAGCCTTTACCGGCTCAAGCTTACTATCAAGATAGCCGGCAGTCCTCTTCCTCTACGAACCACATATCAATA GAAACGGAACTCATTTATGATTTAAGAGGGCAAATTGAACAACTCCACCGTGAGATGTCTGAGCTGAGAAAATCAGTGCAGAGTTGCGTGGACATGCAAGTGAAATTGCACCAATCCAATCAACAGGAAGTTCATCCAG tTCAAGGGATGGGGAATAACTCGCTTTATGGGGCACCAAAGAAACGCAGTTGTTGCATTTGCTATGAAATGCAGGTGGACTCACTTTTGTACAG ATGTGGGCATATGTGTACCTGTCTCAAATGCGCCCATGAGTTGCAATGGAGTAGTGGAAAGTGTCCAATATGCCGGGCTCCAATTGATGACGTTGTTAGAGCATTCATGGATTCATAG
- the LOC102614492 gene encoding galactan beta-1,4-galactosyltransferase GALS3-like: MATNKERENQKDRGGEKKMLVGVIWNCAAELKLILVALLILCSVATLLQFLPSRFTISTSDLRLCISKIPSQTDPTADTNTNTNTNTNIPSQRLQIQQQEQQQQQAPPPQQQPPPTPPPPPALEHDQILNNSVLKRAFNPYGAAAYNFITMGSYRGGFGTFAIVGLSSKPLHVYGKPAYQCEWVPQNDTKKSTFAKYTYKMLPDWGYGRVYTVVIVNCTFAEPVNDDNSGGTLYLHASTAGGGDANFNLTDVVFALEEKPGSVDFSVYRTYEPKYDYFYCGSPLYGGLSPQRIREWIAYHVRLFGEKSHFVIYDAGGVHEEVFQVLKPWMDLGYVTLHDIKEQERYDGYYHNQFLVVNDCLHRYKFMAKWMFFFDVDEYIFVPPKNTIKSVLDSLMGYNQFTIEQMHMNSQLCFAGDSGKAHRKWGFEKLVYKDVKRGIRRDRKYAVQPRNVYAAGVHMSQNLYGQITHKTEGKIKYYHYHGTIAQRTEPCTTFINWTRYNFENTPYVLDITMRAVAGAVKKFELAKIGDRLKHTRQ; encoded by the exons ATGGCGACgaataaagagagagaaaatcaGAAAGACAGGGGAGGGGAGAAGAAGATGCTTGTTGGGGTGATATGGAACTGTGCAGCTGAACTAAAACTCATATTAGTTGCTCTTTTGATTCTCTGTAGCGTCGCCACTCTCCTTCAGTTTTTGCCTTCTCGTTTCACAATCTCCACTTCTGATCTTCGTCTTTGCATTTCCAAAATTCCCTCCCAAACGGACCCTACCGCCGACACCAACACCAACACCAACACCAACACCAACATTCCTTCTCAACGTTTACAGATTCAGCAGCaggagcagcagcagcagcaggcGCCGCCGCCGCAACAACAGCCACCACCGACACCTCCGCCGCCACCGGCCCTGGAACATGACCAGATCCTCAACAACAGCGTCCTCAAGCGGGCTTTCAATCCCTACGGCGCTGCGGCTTATAACTTTATCACAATGGGGAGTTACAGGGGAGGGTTTGGTACGTTTGCCATCGTTGGCCTTTCATCCAAGCCTCTTCATGTTTATGGCAAGCCGGCTTACCAATGCGAATGGGTTCCTCAGAATGACACCAAGAAATCAACTTTCGCTAAATACACATACAAAATGCTCCCCGATTGGGGCTACGGCCGCGTTTACACTGTTGTTATTGTGAATTGCACGTTTGCCGAGCCTGTTAACGATGATAATTCTGGAGGAACTTTGTATTTACATGCATCTACGGCTGGTGGTGGGGATgcgaattttaatttaactgaTGTGGTGTTTGCTTTGGAAGAGAAGCCTGGGAGTGTTGATTTTAGTGTGTATAGGACTTATGAGCCTAAGTACGATTATTTCTACTGTGGGTCGCCATTATATGGAGGCTTGAGTCCGCAGCGTATTCGGGAATGGATTGCTTATCATGTGAGGctttttggggaaaaatcGCATTTTGTGATTTATGACGCGGGCGGGGTTCATGAGGAAGTGTTTCAAGTGTTGAAGCCATGGATGGATTTGGGTTATGTGACATTGCATGATATTAAGGAGCAAGAACGATATGATGGGTATTATCACAATCAGTTCTTGGTTGTGAATGATTGTTTGCATAGATACAAGTTTATGGCTAAGTGGATGTTCTTCTTCGATGTTGATGAGTATATTTTTGTGCCACCGAAGAATACCATCAAGTCTGTGCTTGATTCTCTCATGGGTTATAATCAGTTCACTATTGAACAGATGCATATGAACAGTCAGCTTTGTTTTGCTGGTGATTCAGGAAAAGCTCACAG GAAATGGGGATTTGAGAAGCTTGTATACAAGGATGTAAAAAGAGGTATAAGGAGGGATCGTAAATATGCTGTTCAACCGCGCAATGTGTATGCCGCAGGGGTGCACATGTCGCAAAACCTATATGGTCAGATAACCCACAAGACAGAGGGCAAGATCAAATACTACCATTACCACGGCACGATCGCACAACGGACTGAACCCTGCACAACCTTCATCAACTGGACGAGATACAACTTTGAGAACACACCTTATGTGTTGGACATCACAATGAGGGCCGTAGCAGGAGCTGTGAAGAAATTCGAGCTCGCAAAGATTGGCGATAGATTAAAACACACTCGCCAATGA